A portion of the Bifidobacterium sp. ESL0800 genome contains these proteins:
- a CDS encoding LacI family DNA-binding transcriptional regulator has protein sequence MKSSGSDARSHKGPEQKVVTMREVAKAAGVSIKTVSNVVNDYQFVSDATREKVNKAIDELGYVVNASARNLRRGQTGVISLIIPDLQLPYFAQLSSLVIGEAKKLGLQVIVEPTLYSREGEIEALHGKRLSMLDGVIFSPLELGQDDVGQLDVDYPLVLIGERIFTDSVDHIATENVEGAKRATAYLIQTGCRRVAVLGVHPGEKVGSAGLRFQGYKEALEENGIEFDERLVAPSRMWHRVDGVDAMNRLLDSGVKLDGVVALNDMLASGAMHAIQMRGLRIPDDVSVIGFDNSDDSQYLSPSLTSITPGLEAVARLSVRVLKNRIDGVSPLGTANGGTVFRKVSSTLVVRDSTRRVDR, from the coding sequence ATGAAATCATCCGGAAGTGATGCCAGAAGCCATAAAGGTCCTGAACAGAAGGTTGTGACCATGCGCGAGGTCGCAAAAGCTGCAGGGGTCTCGATCAAAACCGTTTCCAACGTTGTCAACGACTACCAATTCGTCTCGGACGCCACGCGCGAGAAGGTCAACAAGGCCATCGACGAGCTCGGTTATGTGGTCAATGCCTCGGCGCGCAACCTGCGGCGAGGCCAGACCGGTGTCATCTCGCTGATCATTCCCGATCTCCAGCTGCCGTATTTCGCCCAGCTCTCCTCGCTGGTCATCGGCGAGGCCAAGAAGCTGGGGCTGCAGGTCATCGTGGAGCCCACGCTCTATTCGCGCGAAGGCGAGATCGAGGCGCTGCACGGCAAGCGGCTTTCCATGCTTGACGGCGTGATTTTCAGCCCTTTGGAGCTTGGGCAGGACGATGTGGGCCAGCTCGATGTCGACTATCCGCTGGTGCTTATCGGCGAGCGTATCTTCACCGATTCGGTGGATCATATCGCCACCGAGAACGTCGAAGGCGCCAAGCGCGCCACGGCGTATCTCATCCAGACCGGGTGCCGCAGGGTCGCCGTGCTGGGCGTGCATCCCGGCGAGAAGGTCGGCTCGGCGGGCCTGCGTTTCCAAGGTTATAAAGAAGCCTTGGAAGAGAACGGCATCGAATTCGACGAGCGGCTGGTCGCCCCGTCCAGGATGTGGCATCGTGTCGACGGGGTGGACGCCATGAACCGTCTGCTCGATAGCGGCGTCAAGTTGGACGGCGTCGTCGCGTTGAACGATATGCTCGCTTCCGGTGCCATGCATGCCATCCAGATGCGCGGCTTGAGGATCCCGGATGACGTGTCGGTGATCGGGTTCGACAATTCGGACGATTCGCAATATCTCTCGCCGTCCCTGACTTCCATCACCCCGGGGCTTGAGGCCGTCGCGCGTCTTTCGGTGCGGGTTTTGAAGAACCGCATCGACGGCGTCAGCCCATTGGGCACGGCGAATGGCGGCACCGTTTTCCGTAAGGTCTCGTCGACGCTGGTGGTCCGCGATTCCACGCGCCGGGTCGACCGCTGA
- a CDS encoding family 43 glycosylhydrolase yields the protein MEKHQECMQEYSLLCYTRKPTDREHANNADIALSMHLALRSPATGRWEALNGNYGIFFAAGVPRVGVPRQARGAATASRHLREEDGPSGYAPSGAVGLDALMPDVDITLKSLKDPYLFRWPDMGYGIAATRTARGGKADGSERCAFLLARSPDLLSYEQLGMVTLDTDEGVHRPQVTALAETGGYMISWHNDAGALRTAHVDNLLEAFDGVVAMDETAADGNACAGAERDDSGCEMADWRNEQVGSADIPDCVPGNVIDIDENDAIALLNRFGRVYNTGVASPALTFALSASASAVDAALQRFGHETVDLLYSDGSCVCRNVDWDEAQLEDFRRNVLAGNFKAGDVVSIDGIVRQETYPVPFARERADPSVFAYDFNGERLFLFIATDDTGGNCIDPNNGRTHMPLRVGHTIAELSDAAGGRSREIDLLKCGDRNSEGRVMTGCFWAPELHIIGGRLSILFMPCFDGPEHNPDGTPNDRAGKPDMWTGCCHIMQLRQDADGRDLDPREPANWDAPEPIYGPKGEALNPVQRISLDMTVFTDSGHWYYAWQQIGSVWIATFDPERPAHLTSSPRQIVFPEFAWDNAIAEGPNVIEHDGTLFLIYSGSLVGIDYTTGLATAPAGKDADLLDPRTWTKLDYPLQKSSIYNDEWQLGTGHGMWSSDEDGNPLYVFHAAEYADGQYGGRDAQVRRVHWNAERMPILDMQASEELDCSSRCVSMKIEMM from the coding sequence ATGGAAAAACATCAGGAATGTATGCAGGAGTATTCCTTGCTGTGCTATACAAGGAAACCCACCGACCGTGAACATGCCAACAATGCCGACATCGCGTTGAGCATGCATCTGGCGCTGCGCTCGCCGGCGACGGGCAGGTGGGAGGCGCTCAACGGCAACTATGGCATATTCTTTGCCGCAGGCGTGCCGCGCGTGGGTGTGCCGCGACAGGCGAGAGGCGCGGCAACCGCCTCACGCCATTTGCGCGAGGAGGACGGGCCTTCCGGTTACGCGCCCAGTGGTGCTGTGGGACTTGACGCGCTGATGCCGGACGTCGATATCACCCTCAAAAGCCTCAAAGACCCGTATCTGTTCCGCTGGCCGGACATGGGCTACGGCATCGCGGCCACCCGTACGGCCCGCGGCGGCAAAGCCGACGGGTCCGAACGTTGTGCGTTCCTGCTGGCCCGGAGTCCGGACTTGTTGAGCTATGAGCAGCTGGGCATGGTGACGTTGGATACCGACGAGGGCGTGCACCGCCCGCAGGTGACGGCACTCGCCGAAACCGGGGGATACATGATTTCCTGGCACAATGATGCCGGTGCGTTGCGTACGGCGCATGTCGACAATCTGCTGGAAGCGTTTGACGGCGTGGTCGCGATGGACGAAACCGCAGCTGACGGCAACGCGTGCGCTGGCGCGGAACGCGACGACAGCGGTTGCGAAATGGCTGACTGGCGCAATGAACAGGTCGGGTCGGCCGATATCCCGGACTGCGTGCCCGGCAATGTCATTGACATCGATGAAAACGACGCCATCGCCCTGCTCAACCGCTTCGGACGCGTCTACAACACCGGCGTCGCTAGTCCTGCGCTGACGTTTGCGCTCTCCGCTTCCGCTTCTGCCGTCGACGCCGCGCTTCAACGTTTCGGGCACGAGACCGTCGATCTGCTTTATTCCGACGGTTCTTGCGTTTGTCGCAACGTCGATTGGGACGAGGCGCAGCTTGAGGATTTCAGGCGCAACGTGCTCGCCGGAAACTTCAAGGCCGGCGATGTGGTGAGCATCGACGGTATCGTGCGTCAGGAGACCTATCCGGTGCCGTTCGCCCGTGAACGCGCCGATCCGTCGGTATTCGCCTACGATTTCAACGGAGAACGGCTGTTCCTCTTCATCGCCACCGACGACACCGGCGGCAATTGCATCGACCCGAATAATGGCCGCACCCACATGCCCCTGCGTGTGGGGCACACCATCGCCGAGCTCTCGGACGCGGCCGGTGGGCGGAGCCGTGAGATCGACCTTTTGAAGTGTGGTGACCGCAACAGCGAGGGGCGGGTGATGACAGGCTGCTTCTGGGCACCGGAACTGCACATCATCGGCGGCCGGCTCTCGATTCTCTTTATGCCGTGTTTCGACGGCCCGGAGCACAATCCCGACGGTACGCCCAACGACCGTGCGGGCAAGCCCGATATGTGGACGGGCTGCTGCCACATCATGCAGCTACGTCAAGATGCCGACGGCCGCGATCTCGACCCGCGCGAACCTGCCAACTGGGATGCTCCCGAGCCGATTTACGGCCCGAAGGGCGAGGCGTTGAATCCGGTGCAGCGCATCAGCCTCGACATGACGGTGTTCACCGATTCCGGGCATTGGTACTACGCCTGGCAGCAGATCGGCAGCGTCTGGATCGCCACGTTCGATCCTGAGCGACCGGCGCATCTGACCAGTTCGCCGCGACAGATCGTGTTCCCGGAATTCGCCTGGGACAATGCCATCGCCGAAGGCCCCAACGTCATCGAGCACGATGGGACACTGTTCCTTATTTATTCCGGCTCCCTGGTCGGCATCGACTACACCACCGGTCTGGCCACCGCTCCGGCCGGCAAGGACGCCGATCTGCTGGATCCGCGAACGTGGACCAAGCTGGATTACCCGTTGCAGAAGTCCAGCATATACAACGATGAATGGCAACTGGGAACTGGTCACGGCATGTGGTCGAGTGACGAGGACGGCAATCCGTTGTATGTCTTCCACGCCGCCGAGTATGCTGACGGGCAATACGGTGGTCGCGACGCGCAGGTGCGCCGTGTACACTGGAATGCTGAAAGGATGCCGATTCTCGACATGCAGGCGAGCGAAGAACTTGATTGCTCCTCGAGATGTGTATCGATGAAGATAGAAATGATGTAA